From one Planococcus citri chromosome 3, ihPlaCitr1.1, whole genome shotgun sequence genomic stretch:
- the LOC135838479 gene encoding ras-related protein Rab-37-like, giving the protein MAENKIERKKVFSKKSKSEDVRPVTENGTSSARRTTISSNSSVKSTKSQLSHMYGSLTESDLTYKLVILGDSGVGKTCLLLKFRDNTFLSGNFISTVGIDYRNKVVDIDGTKVKLQIWDTAGQERFRSVTHAYYRDAHALLLLYDVTNKTSFDNIRAWLGEIKEYAQDDVVIMLLGNKTDCKTSSRVIRREDGEKLAKEYNVAFMETSAKTGLNVDLAFTAIARELLSKNCKESNNSGFKVQDYIREQTQKNTCVPCGT; this is encoded by the exons ATGGCggaaaataaaatcgaacgcaaaaaagtattttcaaaaaaatctaaaagtgaAGACGTGAGACCGGTCACCGAAAATGGAACATCATCCGCGAGACGAACAACTATTTCATCGAATTCGAGTGTTAAATCAACAAAATCCCAACTATCTCACATGTATGGATCTTTGACAGAGAGCGATCTAACTTATAAG CTAGTAATACTCGGGGATTCTGGAGTAGGAAAGACGTGTTTACTACTGAAATTCCGAGATAACACCTTTTTATCTGGTAACTTCATATCAACCGTTGGTATAGACTATAGG AACAAAGTAGTCGATATAGATGGAACAAAagtgaaattacaaatttgggATACCGCAGGGCAAGAAAGATTTCGAAGCGTGACGCACGCTTACTACAGAGACGCGCACG cTTTATTATTGCTGTACGATGTCACCAACAAAACCAGTTTCGATAATATTCGAGCATGGCTAGGAGAAATAAAGGAGTACGCTCAAGATGACGTTGTTATCAtgttattag GAAATAAGACGGATTGTAAAACATCATCAAGAGTTATTCGTAGAGAAGATGGAGAGAAATTAGCAAAAGAATACAATGTCGCATTTATGGAAACTTCCGCTAAAACAGGGCTAAATGTTGATCTGGCTTTTACCGCAATAGCAAg agaattgttatcgaaaaattgcaaagaatcGAATAATTCCGGATTCAAAGTACAAGATTACATTAGAGAACAAACACAGAAAAACACCTGCGTGCCCTGTGGTACCTAA
- the WDR79 gene encoding telomerase Cajal body protein 1: MVSDDPSSATNGMANQENNISHRTPYSENCNSFPTFERLEESNTRENLSGELPMEIITSNSQDAFISAPVLCEVYEHDQFFKGCKWSPDDLSNRILTCDGGNKLRIFHTFLNRMDFVSSQISDDFCELSNIGKIYDFDWYPIVSPSQYYVLVASSLGPIHMWDLRTSKSEASYQMYSTKDEAVHAHCVTSSLDGQEIYAATSDYIFHFDANRPGRTYDFVSTRSHFRRAIISTIALNPIRNSMFAVGTYNNRIGIYDEAQLLCMLYGHTKGITYLKFSPNGTFLFSGVRGEKEIICWDLRNPGTALYKLNRAVKTQQRIYFDLTADGKYIVSGSTNGDILVWNTLLPPVDDTLEPICTFKAHEDCANGISINKQVPIIATVSGQYHDNESSRLFYDSEDEYQPVDYPKIENSLKLWHVKW, translated from the exons ATGGTTTCTGATGATCCGTCTTCCGCTACGAACGGTATGGCCAATCAAGAGAATAATATCAGTCATAGGACTCCATATTCAGAAAATTGCAACTCTTTTCCTACTTTCGAAAGACTTGAAGAGTCGAATACGAGAGAAAATTTGAGTGGAGAACTGCCGATGGAAATTATTACAAGTAATTCTCAAGATGCTTTTATTAGTGCTCCAGTATTGTGCGAAGTATATGAACACGATCAGTTCTTCAAGGGATGCAAATG GTCCCCAGATGATTTATCAAATAGAATTTTAACTTGCGACGGTGGAAATAAATTGAGAATATTTCATACATTTCTAAACAGAATGGATTTTGTCAGTTCGCAAATATCTGATGATTTTTGCGAACTATCGAACATCGGAAAAATCTACGATTTTGATTGGTACCCGATTGTTTCACCATCTCAATATTA TGTTTTAGTCGCCAGTAGTTTGGGCCCTATTCATATGTGGGATTTGCGTACCTCAAAAAGTGAAGCTTCTTACCAAATGTATAGCAC gAAAGATGAAGCAGTTCATGCTCATTGCGTTACGAGTTCACTTGATGGGCAAGAAATATACGCAGCTACTTCAGATTACATCTTTCACTTTGATGCCAACAGACCCGGTCGAACTTACGATTTTGTCTCAACCAGATCTCATTTCAGGCGAGCTATTATATCCACGATTGCATTAAATCCGATTCGAAATTCAATGTTTGCTGTTGGAACGTACAATAATCGCATTG GTATATATGACGAAGCGCAATTATTATGTATGTTATATGGCCATACTAAAGGTATTACGTATTTGAAGTTCTCACCAAATGGAACATTTCTCTTCTCGGGAGTGCGGggtgaaaaagaaataatttgttGGGATCTGCGTAATCCTGGAACAGCGTTGTATAAATTGAATCGAGCGGTTAAAACCCAACAGAGAATTTATTTCGACTTGACAGCTGACGGAAAGTACATCGTTAGTG GTAGCACTAATGGTGATATTCTCGTTTGGAATACGTTGTTACCACCTGTTGATGATACTTTGGAACCTATCTGTACGTTTAAAGCGCATGAAGATTGCGCCAATGGTATCAG CATTAATAAACAAGTTCCTATAATCGCTACGGTTTCCGGTCAGTATCACGACAACGAATCGTCGCGTTTGTTTTACGATAGCGAAGACGAATACCAACCTGTTGATTAccctaaaatcgaaaattcgctgaaatTATGGCATGTAAAGTGGTAG
- the LOC135838472 gene encoding oocyte zinc finger protein XlCOF7.1-like, translating into MDDYCRLCMAEEDLKKMDSEVLHCIKTELFIEIEDNIFSRDICDQCFKFISKCISFREEINHFKEKVNRVQNLLLKIVKRNVTDDNVSNQSTNISQPQTTVKRKDVKNADVSTRTQSVAHRIIEEPVEEKSCLAPAQTEIENLTDTNVEKELISKIIKSININEVEQVASQIRFNGENFCNICKRKMADRPKFMKHVESNSHKFKSYIVSKCGDENIFEKYLIGYKCQSCVETFTSKTIMAQHSKNEHKVALNKNKIKPNTLILKTKNNEHEPECNVQIKQEPDAENPMKRKPCKFCNKTFGFVESLSRHMKKHHGTYLCPDCGFTSISNRNFCVHLREEKQLTRFQKLCSICFKVCDSRVDLSQHRKQFHVGKQILLKKHKRDMHRTQNVEPKKVLKCRKCNRGFMSVLVLEKHQCKALKYPCLKNCGRRFETYSQMERHSVKCNAGKTIYSCKNCKKNLKTLQSLKSHVIRCSAISSTPSASTENEQTVKIAESCSPSPIQHDKMPTLTNMNAFLCTKCNQAILIDDLKDHVGTCSQVKPIEEKNTELESHLIKQKTTVKQKSSIRKQRKLNRKDEKIKLKFVAEEKFSTPNRSMACKFCRLVFQNNKFLNQHELIAHHTLADKVAENLTKNLGQNIAPSASSDQTALTEEESKKSNDQQSIENRFRRSELLQMDNEKAADSSNRKISWKNNSVTLPQQSSLENSSSWIPTTPPSRETSKINEQRITPASCSRTTASLKSSTEKGQNLTYGPETSLKSITPQRIEISSRNELSTRDTPASYEKRRFSQTSIPRSSTRWDVVHRTSNRNYYEPRQKPYVEQDRNRQRTQFSRESGHSKRNYDQRNITLSTKSSNSTGPSQVCKICRNPKFHLFCIPCMRCYTDNESQYLNHMKMKHA; encoded by the exons ATGGACGATTACTGCCGATTATGTATGGCTGAGGAAGATTTGAAGAAGATGGACAGTGAAGTACTTCATTGTATAAAGACCGAACTGTTCATTGAA ATTGAAGACAACATATTCAGCAGAGATATCTGCGATCAATGCTTCAAGTTTATATCAAAATGTATAAGTTTTCGTGAAGAAATAAATCATTTCAAAGAGAAAGTTAATAGAGTTCAAAACCTATTGCTGAAAATCGTCAAACGAAAT GTTACGGATGATAATGTATCGAATCAATCTACTAATATCTCTCAGCCGCAGACAACTGTCAAACGAAAAGAT GTTAAGAATGCAGATGTATCTACCCGTACACAGTCTGTCGCTCATCGTATAATAGAAGAGCCCGTGGAAGAGAAATCTTGCCTCGCTCCAGCtcaaacagaaattgaaaatttaacggATACGAACGTG gaaaaagaattgatttcaaaaataattaaatcaaTCAATATAAATGAAGTAGAACAAGTGGCTTCACAAATCCGATTCAACGGCGAGAACTTTTgcaatatttgcaaaagaaaaatgGCGGATCGcccaaaatttatgaaacatGTGGAGTCCAATTCGCATAAATTCAAATCTTACATCGTTTCGAAATGCggagatgaaaatattttcgaaaaatacttaATAGGTTACAAATGTCAAAGTTGCGTCGAAACATTTACGAGTAAAACAATAATGGCACAACATTCGAAAAACGAGCATAAAGTTGCtctgaataaaaacaaaattaaaccGAATACgctgattttgaaaacgaaaaacaacGAACACGAACCAGAATGTAACGTACAGATTAAACAAGAACCCGATGCTGAAAATCCAATGAAGAGAAAGCCCtgcaaattttgtaataaaacttTCGGATTCGTGGAAAGTTTGTCGAGGCATATGAAAAAACACCACGGGACATATTTATGTCCAGATTGTGGCTTCACCTCGATCAGCAATAGGAACTTCTGTGTGCATCTACGGGAAGAAAAACAATTAACACGCTTTCAGAAATTGTGTTCGATCTGTTTTAAAGTATGCGACTCCAGGGTTGATTTATCGCAACATAGGAAGCAGTTTCACGTTGGAAAGCAAATTCTCCTGAAGAAACATAAAAGAGATATGCATAGAACGCAAAATGTTGAACCCAAAAAAGTGCTCAAATGTCGAAAGTGTAATCGTGGGTTTATGTCTGTACTGGTGTTAGAGAAACACCAGTGCAAGGCTTTGAAATAtccgtgtttgaaaaattgcggtAGAAGATTCGAAACCTACTCTCAAATGGAGAGACATTCGGTGAAATGTAATGCAGGAAAGACAATTTATtcctgcaaaaattgcaaaaaaaacttgaaaacattgCAAAGCTTAAAAAGCCACGTGATAAGATGTTCAGCGATTTCATCTACGCCTTCAGCCAGCACTGAAAACGAACAAACGGTAAAAATCGCCGAAAGTTGTTCGCCTTCGCCAATACAGCACGATAAAATGCCAACGCTGACAAACATGAATGCTTTTTTATGCACAAAATGTAATCAAGCAATTTTAATCGACGACTTGAAAGATCATGTCGGTACATGTTCTCAAGTAAAAccaattgaggaaaaaaataccgaacTCGAATCCCATTTAATTAAACAAAAGACGACTGTAAAGCAGAAATCATCGatacgaaaacaacgaaaactaaatagaaaagatgaaaaaatcaaattgaaatttgtagccgaagaaaaattttcaacacctaATCGGAGTATGGCATGTAAGTTTTGCCGGCTAgtgtttcaaaataataaatttttaaatcaacacGAGTTAATAGCTCATCATACGTTAGCTGACAAAGTCGctgaaaatttaacgaaaaatcTTGGTCAAAATATCGCGCCTTCCGCTTCGTCAGACCAAACAGCATTGACAGAAGAAGAATCGAAGAAGTCAAATGATCAACAGTCGATCGAAAATCGCTTTCGTCGTTCTGAACTATTACAAATGGACAATGAAAAAGCTGCCGATTCTTCCAACAggaaaatttcatggaaaaacAACTCGGTAACTCTACCTCAGCAATCCTCCCTGGAAAATAGCTCAAGTTGGATTCCTACGACTCCACCGAGCAGAGAAACATCTAAAATAAACGAACAGCGAATCACACCGGCTTCGTGCAGTCGAACGACGGCATCACTGAAATCCTCGACAGAAAAAGGCCAAAACCTGACTTATGGACCTGAAACTTCGTTAAAATCTATTACTCCGCAAAGAATAGAAATTTCTTCGCGTAATGAACTCTCGACGAGGGACACACCTGCTTCGTATGAGAAACGTAGGTTCTCACAAACATCGATTCCTCGGTCCTCGACAAGATGGGATGTTGTTCACAGAACGTCAAATCGAAATTATTACGAACCGCGTCAAAAACCCTACGTGGAGCAAGACAGAAATCGCCAGAGAACACAGTTCTCTCGAGAATCGGGCCATTCAAAGAGAAATTATGATCAACGTAATATAACGTTATCAACTAAATCCTCGAATAGTACAGGACCCTCGCAAGTGTGCAAAATTTGTCGAAATcctaaatttcatcttttttgtatTCCGTGTATGAGATGTTATACAGATAATGAATCCCAGTATTTAAACCATATGAAGATGAAACACGCGTAG
- the Tob gene encoding protein Tob1: MHMEIHVAINYVMSQLYEKLPRRRVNIFGEELEKALKEKFEGHWYPDAPEKGSGYRCLKVGRAIDPPDPLLEKAAYDSGLDVQDILEHLPKELNIWIDPGEVSFRIGDKGPTEILYSTEIAENSDNEVARTFNPEAKCFRPNDFTAPFNPLIIAKPASPASGSLSPVNGIKCCSPPSAMPMKIPNYNNKNAKAITPNNMHVFNQRTSTPTFTTATFAQTKFGSTKLKTNSKRTNRMSPTEFANYIKQRAQMQQQMQMQQHTQQQNTPAISPPMRSFGENFYSPQNNFVFRNGGMDSSFSMDSLNRFSSFADDGTSQFFNQSNVGPLSPVSTTQTKGSSDKHFAESFNFSLNSPGPSSPYQHLLLAN, translated from the exons atgcacatgGAAATACACGTGGCTATCAATTACGTGATGTCCCAGTTGTACGAGAAGTTGCCCAGACGGCGGGTCAATATATTCGGCGAAGAATTAGAAAAGGCTTTAAAGGAAAAATTCGAAGGCCACTGGTACCCAGACGCGCCAGAGAAAGGATCCGGTTACAGGTGTTTGAAAGTTGGCCGAGCCATTGATCCGCCTGATCCTTTGCTGGAAAAGGCAGCATACGATAGCGGTCTCGACGTTCAAGATATCTTGGAGCATTTACCCAAAGAACTCAACATTTGGATCGATCCGGGCGAAGTGAGCTTCAGAATTGGCGACAAAGGTCCAACTGAAATTCTGTATTCTACCGAAATCGCCGAGAATTCTGATAACGAAGTGGCCAGAACATTTAATCCGGAAGCCAAATGTTTCCGTCCAAATGATTTCACCGCTCCTTTCAATCCGCTGATTATCGCGAAACCTGCCTCTCCTGCGAGCGGATCTCTAAGTCCAGTTAATGGTATTAAATGCTGTTCGCCGCCGTCAGCGATGCCGATGAAGATACCAAATTACAATAATAAGAATGCTAAAGCTATAACTCCTAACAATATGCATGTATTTAATCAACGAACGAGTACGCCTACCTTTACGACTGCTACTTTTGCCCAAACCAAATTTGGAAGCACCAAGCTGAAAACTAATTCGAAACGTACAAACAG GATGTCTCCAACGGAGTTCGCCAACTATATTAAGCAACGAGCGCAAATGCAACAGCAAATGCAAATGCAGCAGCATACCCAACAACAAAATACCCCGGCTATTTCACCACCGATGAGATCATTCGGCGAGAATTTCTATTCGCCGCaaaataatttcgttttcagAAACGGAGGCATGGATAGTAGTTTTTCTATGGATTCGTTGAATCGTTTCTCAAGCTTTGCTGACGACGGAACATCGCAATTCTTCAATCAGTCCAATGTCGGACCTTTGTCGCCGGTTTCTACAACTCAAACCAAAGGAAGCTCCGATAAACATTTCGCGgagagtttcaatttttcattaaattctcCTGGTCCTTCTAGCCCGTATCAGCATCTACTTTTAGCGAATTAA